The nucleotide window AGGATTAGTGTTTTTCACGACCCAATATTTCATCTAGATTATAACGTAACAAATATAGGCTGTGTTCTCCACGggtgcttttaaagtggcgcaccgccacattataattctggcctgccacccttcccttggccaaaaaagtaacttcatcagtatgcaccaaataaatcgtaaagtatttactttattataatttaactatttaacatgcagaagaccattaaatgaATGCTTATGGGGCTATGCGAAGTGGCCATgcgattgcaatagaaaaacatccagccggctgcatacagattgtgacgcagagctctgcagattgaggtctatccctgcattacactacaccgcaccacattacaccATACTGACACATGGCAACGTtggaagctgcagctagccagcagctaagtAACTTTGCAGTGCACACACAGATTGTTTGTAgtgttattgtgcaacggttacgcttatctatcgtcttttctgaccatacacagttacagtgaTCATATAACGGcgtgcacacgcgcacacaagttcaagtcttttattttacgtatctgtgattgtgtaggtgAGAACTGCGTTTTCCTGTTGCTTTactgtttgtttactgcaggacttccaggttcctgggtcaaaggacccaaaCTATgaaggccggggtggctttgtagtgccagtcttggGCAGGCACAAGCTGGTGCACATGGACTGTAGTGGTTGCACTCCATTAACATTATgcgtattttattattatttttttttaaaagcagcaTTTATTGTAACTGGGTATTTTTGTTTATGAATTATAAAGATTATTGGCATGCACTTGGACCCGAGATTATGTAAATGTATGGTTTATGCAATGTTGGTAATATAAAGTAATTGGTATCTTCCAGTGGGTGGGGACAGGCCACTATATCTAGCCCTCTGAAGGGAGGTGGATTAGTTGGGTCATGGCGCTGTGTGTTATGTAGTGGTCATGTAATGTGCATGTAATCAGGTGGTGCAAACATGGTGCAATACAGTATTCGTTTTatagacagggttttttttttttttttggtaataattaCTTGAACTCTTTTATTATAATTTAGTTTGTGTTAAATTTCTGCTGCTACTTTGGGAAACCAGACCCAataaaacatcttgtattaaaagtTCTATCTTTGGCCGTTGTCCATCAGATGACATGTACAGTAAGAGTGTTAATTTTttataaaatgattttaacaatgatttagcaatTCCTATccattattggccagtttcactgtcaaaaaaaagcccaaagtccgtcagcttcaaggggggggctttgccccccaaacccctgccaccaccttttatttctgaaaagtggagaaccctgataGAGGTCACAAAAACATATATTTTGCAGTACATAGGTACTTggtggtcacacacacacaaaaaaaagccactAAAGATTTAGACTAACCCGTTGTTGGGTCCAAGTTTGGTTTGGGGTGGAatcgtgtgtgtttttttttttttttttttaacagaatccTCCTCCTTGTGATGAGGGTGGTGGTTGTTGAGCTCTATTTCTGCGCATTCATCATCCAAAGTGAGATCTGTTGATAGTGAACTACTAGAAGTTTCTGTAACTGGAGGATTCTTGTTAGGCAGGTTGTCTTTCTTGAAGAAAGATGATGTGCTTCTTTTTGCCATCACGAGAAGAAGAAATCATGCAGTGTGTCTTGTGAATTCTTGCATCAGTGTGAAATTGGTGTGTGGGACAGCGTGGCTAAAATATTTGGGGCATGTGGTCGGGACCCGTCTGGATAGATTGGAGACCGTTTTTGAATCGTAAAACAGTCCATAAATgcctacattttatatataaatgtttatttatattttagattgctacagattagcatttttttttttaaagatatttttttgggctttttgcacctttattggataggacagtgtagagacaggaaatgagcgggagagagagagacgggaagggatcgggaaatgacctcgggccggaatcgaacccgggtcgcccgcattcatggtatggcgccttaaccacctgagccacgacgcccccacagaTTAGCATTTTTATCACAAGAATTTTCCATGGTctgttaactctggaaaaatttttcctgtgtatgcactacagcgcgtgcaccaaccgatctgctcatcagaaatagaagaaatatttacacttacctttgatctttggctggatcgagttgaagtTTAAAAATAAAGGCACTGTTCATCAGGGTCACAGTTCtcaaaattgaattgaatcgctgtcctgaatcatgaatggaatcactgtcctgaatcatccgacgcACATAAAATCTGCGcgccatcttgcaacaagttttacctccaaacagcctgaactatgtctgacagcatggcaggcgagagatgacgttcacacaccacttttttttttttccaagctttAACGTCCATTTAGGTACCCAGACATGTGCGCATACACAGTTGTGTTTtggtctggggaaatctctgctctccctccttttctgttctccacagtcactgcaacaaacacacaacattaattgacaacaggtgcattgactttgctactcaccttccctggccctgccttacgttcacaaactgacactaagccacgcccccactgccacaaatgcgtttgaagttcttcataccaactgtccaggtttttgtgtcatgccgagataatcattataaagaatcgcgatgcctcctctgccagttagacgaggctggtgtctataactgcaaccaggaggactagtttaatttaatgctacagactcatttggtttaatccatgtttctgtttaaacacagtacattaaactgctgATCAGTAAGAAGTTCATTAACAGTTCGTGCTTCAATGTAATGGTACctgtgtgatgactctgtgcaggtagcagacagacagtttagcctgtccgtctgctccctggccttggctctggattgtcacagatcaactaggcctgttctgaaacTACGAGCTATGCtgcgagaaatgagagcagcatcttcccgagtgggatggataccgtcccgccctaacagattatttgtttgatctttagctgtgtgaggacatgaaaacggagacatccatggatggagagacctcagaagcctgtgtgaagaaagaggagacgctgGAGCTGAGCATCTACAACTATGGAGACGATCTCGACAACCCACCTGAAGGCCTTTCTgttaaagtggaagatcctgatgataaagactatctctgtaagacattaggccactctggtgctcagtaacactcactgtttattctaccctgcacactatctggtgcactaaaagtgcaatacagtacatttgggatgtagcctcagtctcttATTTTAATCAACAAATTGTGACCttgaaatttagattttttttattgattaaagtatgaactttgtttATCGAGCGTCTAACATGATAGCGAGGAGTGAGAGAaacatatttatttaaaatactttatgaatgaatgatgaatttattttattttcgaacattttcgaacatgtataaaaatgtatgtaactatttgtacatacaaaagaaagaaaatgaaaaaaagtgacaaaaaaagaataaataaaataaccaagagctaatacattacaatgcaccgcacattgttcgaaaaaggagtgggaagaagtacaatttttttttttttttttaaatttcccacccctttttaactaccctgaaatccaagctacattaatacacctgtaaaaatatataccatatatacacttcatgaatatccatataaatatataattacaaaaatatatactacataccatatcttatatatactgtgtgtgtgtgcgcatgaacTCTATACATACTCTGAACTCTATACATACATGCATGTATGTATAGAGTTCAGATGCAAAACCCTCTAAACGCCATCTCCGTGAAAAAATGAGTTAAGGATGTGTGAATCCTGGTTACATCTAGTATAtgtaaatgaaaacatttttgtaaaaaaataaaaaccacttCCCGTCTTGTCTAAAAAATCGGTTTAATATCAAACCCCTCTAAACGCCGCTTCGATTTAGCAACAAAAGCCTCTATattcaacaaccaatcagaacgtCACTTGGACTCATGTGCTTTAACGCTAGTAAACAAAGTCTCATCAAGGAAGCTGCAACTTTATTCAGAGGGAGATTTCGTGAAATGGCAGATAATACCAACATGGATTACGATGGCATGGATGAACCTGTTCTCCAGACAGTGAATGGGCGGAGAAAACGTCGCGTTGTTGAAAATCATGTTTGCTATAAAGTGAAAATGAACCGATATAGTGGCGAAAATACTGAAAATGGAATAGCCTGCAATCACAACAGGTTGATGTGCGCTGCGGCAAGCTTAACTCAGAACGACCTGGCATACTTTAAAAATCAGCTATACACATCTAAAGATAAAGTTGAACAGGACGCTATACTTCTGTCCCACTTGGAGATTATGCCGGTTCAACGGAGGAGGGAACAAGTTGATGATGAAGACGAGACGGCAGAGAGACGTGACCATCAAATACTCCGTTCTGAAGGAAGCTAAAACAAGGGTTCCTGTCTGCCAGGCGTCCTTCATGAGCATTTTCTGTAAGTACAATACAGTTTCTTCCTTCACGAGTTTGTGCTGTCTCTGCCTAAGTTGTCCATGCCCTGATGCTTGTGTAGGCTAATACAGTAGATCAGTAGACAGTTTGAAATCAGTGCAGTCTGTGGTGGGCGTCCCACCCCTTTGCATACCCCCACCTCAGTACTGTTTCAGTGACCAACACCTACCCACCCCACCACAACCTTGGATACACATCACCATAGACcataaatgaaataaaagaaaaagagtTAACTTAGAACTATCAAAAGTCAAGGCATGTTTAATTATCTTATGCTATCATTAAGTATAAAAATGGGAGATGAAAAAAGGTCAAAGCATTTGTGACATTTCATATTATCTCAAATATTTTGAAGTCATttgcatgaatgaatgaaaaattttTCTTCCTCCTGATTTTTCACAGCAAGAATGAACAGTCAGTCAGCTTAATTTTAATTCTCAACTTTCTTTCTCATTTATTGTCATTATAGGTGTCAAGAAAGAGAGAGTCCAGGGCATTGCCAGGCACTGGTTACAAACTGGCAAGGCACGCCCAGAAAAAAAAGAGGAGGCTCAAGACCAAATCCTGAAATAACTGCCAAGAAGGAGGTCATCAGAAGTCACATTAAGTCCTTTGCCTGCAGAGCAAGCCATTACGCCCGACGTGGTGCTCCAGGCAGAAAGTATCTGCCTAGTGACCCAAGTGTTGCAAAAATGCATCGCCTTTTTTCGGAGCAGAATCACCTTCAAGTGACTTACTCGCTATATTGGAGCATTTTCGTATATGATTTCAACTTGGCCTTCGGACATCCGGCAAAGGATGTATGTTCCGTGTGTGTTAAGTCCCGGATGGCGATGAATGACCTTGGCTTAAAAGAAGAAGAGAAACGAGAGAAAATCCTGCAATACTCCCTCCACAGACGCCGTGCCCGTCAGTTCTACAATATCCTGAATGACGTGGGGGATTCCTTCACTGTCTGCTTTGACATCATGGAGAACCTTGTCCTGCCGAAATCTGCCATAGTTCAGACGTACTACTCCAGGCAACTCTACTACTATGTCTTTGGAGTGGTGCGTCACCATGGCAGAGGAGAATCCCAAAGTAGGCATGATATCCACCTGTACACATGGCTTGAGTATGAGAACGCGAAGGACAGCAACATGATTGCCTCAGCTCTCCAACACTATTTCACAGCTGTAGCTGCAGACAACCTCCACCTGTGTCAGTGCCTGCGCCTGTTCTCCGACTCATGCTATGGCCAAAACGAGAACATTAATGTGCTGTCTATGCTGTTTGGCCTCCGGTCACAGCTGTTCCCCCACCTCACCATCAACTATTTTTTTCCGGTACGAGGACACCGCTTCCTCCCAGCTGACAGGGTGTTCGGCAGGATCAAACAAGACATCAGAAAGCACACCACCATTCTGCTGCCAGACGAATACGCATCCATACTTCACAGGCATGGCAATATCCATCAATATGGGAGAGATTGGCAGTGCTATGATTTCAAGAAGGAAGCCGCCGCCTTCACCACCCAGCAACGATCTTTCAAAATTAGTGACGCCAGGGTCATTCAAATATGTGGGGAAAGGCTGGATGTCAAGTCTTCTTTTGCCGGGGATTTTATTCAGCATTCCGTGCTGAAAAGAGGGAAGAGGTGGCCAGAGTTTGCACCGGCTCCTCTACCTGATGCCAACTGTGTGAAGCTGGCAAAGAAGAGGGCTGTGCTGAAGCTGTTGTGTGAGTTGGGAGTGCCTGCAACTGTGCAGGAGTTTTACAATGATGTCTTGTCAAGTGCAGGTGACAGGGACATTGCACAAAATCTGGAGGATGAGTAAATTGTTTCCAATGACTCTCTCCTGCcttccctgcacacacacactcccacacacgcGCATTCTCAGGGGCACACACGCGCTCATCATGcagaatatacacacacaaacactctcagACGCAGCAGCTTCGTAAGCATACTCAGAGACTACATACGTGTCAGATGCATAATTCTGTGTGTATCATTACATTACTACATACCTCATCGTCATACCTGAGTTTGATAATTGTCATTGCCTAAAACATGTTTGTCATCTTAAATAATCTTTTGTTCATACTGTGAATTTGATGGCTTGTACCTCCAACTTCATcttcatcattttatttatttattattaatgagCCAGccagagcggcatggtggtgtagtggttagcgctgtcgcctcacagcaagaaggtccgggttcgagccccgtggccggcgagggcctttctgtttggagtttgcatgttctccccgtgtccgcgtgggtttcctccgggtgttacggtttcccccacagtccaaagacatgcaggttaggttaactggtgactctaaattgagcgtaggtgtgaatgtgagtgtgaatggttgtctgtgtcagccctgtgatgacctggcgacttgtccagggtgtaccccgcctttcgcccgtagtcagctgggataggctccagcttgcctgtgaccctgtaggacaggataaagcggctacagataatgagatgagatgagccagcCTTGCTTGATGAGTGGCATACGCCAAGGACGGGCTCTTGGATCCTGAAGTATGTGAGAGATACCTGACAcatttgaacacacacacattatgcatgcacacgcgcgcgcgcacacagtcctactacacacacacacattctcaggggcgcacacacacacactccatgcagaatacacacaaacactcagccactctcacacacaaaaacGCAGCAGCCTCGTAAGCTTACTCAGAGACTACGCGTCAGGTGAACAAGCTGAGTTGATGTGAACTTTTTaacataattgtttttttttaatatgtaacTTATACCTGTTTCATAATCTTAAAAAAACCTAAAATGGTTGTCATCTTAAATAATCTTTTGTTCATACTATAAATTTGATGGCTTGTACCTCAATTTCATCTTCATCATTAACTTATTTATACCCATCTAAGTTCTTTGCACTGCTGTTTTTATTGTTATTGCTGTTACTGTGTTAATGTACTGACATAAACTTACCTTTCTTGGCAGAACGTTGCTTGCTGCTGTATATTTTGTGTATAGATTTTTCATGTTTACATAAGATTTTTATATTGCACTTTAGTTTTATTTCAATGTATTTTATTGGGTGTAGTACTTTGTATCACCTGCTTAGAAAGTCCACTGATGTGAAGAAAATAAACCTATTGGCATTGTGATTACACTGTGTGGATTTCGAATTTCTTAAATTTTGACATGACAGGCCTTCTGCCTTCATTTATGAAGAGAGGTGTTGGTATTATTAGGTATTACCTAAAAATATGGTGCAATTTGCTCATGATCATAGGTCCCATTATTAAATTAGCTATGAGTGAGCCAACCACATCACCATCACAACCACCCCATATGTGTGGTATCATAATTTTCAATATTTTCAATTGTATCTTTGGTGGTTTTGTAACACTTACCTATGTCTGTAAGGAAAAAATGGATTTAGAGGTTTTTGCACACAAACCACATAGGGATTTGGCTGGTTTTGacgctaaataaaaaaaataattgctAAAAAATAGTAATTTGGCTGAAGTAACATTTGTGAGATTAACATACATTTTTCACTAACTAATAACCTTGTGATTTCAAATAAAACTAGCTTTCTATACTTAAATATGAAGGCCTGAttaaaaaatggcctttttctcaaaaagtggtCAAATGGATTTAGGGAGTTTTGCATCTGAActcatatatcagctggatagtacagtggtaatgctcactgactacgacgcaggagatcggggttcgaatcctggtcggggcaaaacatcatccagtaaggcaaaacccctcatgatatatcagcctacctcaggaatgagtgaaaacataactgatagagtcataccggctcggaTACACACCcctagtcagctgaatggtaagaacaaggtccgagtatgcactaccagtcatcagataccccgctggtatcataaactggccaaaggaggagatagaagccacagatatcaagactagaaagctcctcaccatgcatggagggttccaccccaagtccagcaccctgagactatacactaagcggaaagagggaggccgagggctagtgagcgtcaagaccacggtccaggatgaaacatcgaaaatccgagaatacatcagaaagatggccccaaaggatgaactgctaagtgaatgtctcaggcagcagaaccctgatgagagtgcagaggaggaggaacagacaacctggagagacaaacccctacatggcatgtaccaccgtcagatagaggaagtggctgatatcaagaaatcctaccagtggctggataatgcaggactgacagacagcacagaggcactaatcatggcagcacaagaacaggccttatggcacaagagccatagaggccaggatctaccagagtagatcagacccaagatgcagactgtgcaaagaagcccctgaaacagtccagcacatagtaacagggtgtaagatgctagctggatcagcgtacatggagaggcacaaccaagtggctgggatagtatacaggaacatctgcaaccagtatggaatagaagtacccaagtcccaatgggccataccacagaaggtggctgagaacaacagggccaagattctgtgggtcttcagcttccagactgacaaacagatcctggctaaccaaccggacatagagcagaagagggtggtggtgatagatgtggcgatcccagctgacgccaacatcaggaagaaggaacatgagaaacttgagaagtatcaagggttgaaagagcagctggaacggatgtggaaggtcaagggttgcgtggtccccgtggtagtgggggcacttggggcagtaacccccaaactgggagagtggctccagcaaatcccaggaacaacatctgaagcctcagtccagaagagcgcagtcctaggaacatcgaagatactgcgcagaaccctcaaactcccaggcctctggtagaggacccgagcttgaggatgacatggataccccccccccccccccccccccgccgggggtgaggagattttttttttttataaaatatgcatgcacacacacacacacacacacttttttttttatttttatatacatgtcataaatatctatataaatatttagttgcaaaattaaatatatacttcattccatatatacacttcataaatatccatataaatatataattacaaaaatatatatactttataccatatatacacttcataaatatctatataaatatataattacaaaaataaatatctactacatacctatccctgtaaatatgaagatatctatccccataaataaatatataccatatactaagttagttctaatataacaatcaaccctattctatttatccctcatcatcctccattaacatacttcctcttctatatacttgtttaaaaatattttttttgtaccttttttttaaacagatttatatttgcactttgttttatttctgtctccagtctgttccataaagtcaccccacagctcgatacgcacatgcttttcatatttgttctaacctttggttttttaaaatttaggtctccccttagattatatcccccctctctctcactaaacattccttgtatattttttggcaatagatttcttgcttttgtacattatttgtgctgttctgaatttgaccagatccataaatttcaacatgtgtgattttatgaatagtgagtttgtgtgatctctgtatcctgttttgtttattgtccttattgctcttttctgtattgtacatatcggctgcagagtggttttgtaggtgtttccccagacttcgacacaataagtcagatatggcaaaaataatgagtaatatagagtatgcaaagatttactatcaagaatatattttgttctccacagaattgccgagcactttgccagttttgctcgtacgtatcctacatgaggtttccagcagactttaggatccaaaatcacaccaagaaatttaatttcctgtaccatttctatcttagtattgtctattatcaattctacattacaatctattttgtgtctcccaaacaacataatctttgttttgcttagatttaatgataatttatttttgtcaaaccatagtttgtttatttatttcagttgtgattatctctaaagtctgctgcaaattctcaccggaacaaaaaatattggtgtcgtctgcaaacaaaacaaatttcagtacttgcgaaattgtacatatgtcattgatatatattatgaataatttcggacctaatattgacccctgtggtaccccgcatgtaatgttcatgaattcAGATttgtggtcacctatctgcacaaactgttgcctgtttcttagatagctcaacagccaactcccctaacaccacacttttctagtttacttaataatatactatgatcaatagtatcgaatgctttttttaggtccacaaatactccaattgctatttttttattgtctatacattttgtgatttcctctattagttccattagtgccatcgatgttgatctgtccgttctgaatccatattgactgtctgtaaggaggttgtgtttttcaatgaatttgtccagtctatctgaaaaaagttttcgagtattttggagaattgggggagtaaagaaacaggcctgtagtttgtgaaatggtgtctatctccagttttaaacaatgatatcacttttgcaattttcattttgtctggaaatgtacctaattgaaaagataaattgcagatgtgggtgagtggtttcacaattccctcaataactgtctttactgttaacatgtctatatcattccagtctgcagaggttttgtttttacattttcttacaatttggataatttctccctcatcagttgcagttagaaaaattgtacttggatttctgtcccccaaatcttccatgtccccacattgtgttgtctcgggttcctttatttttgccgctaaatctggtcccacatttacaaagaattgatttaaaaccattcaccacatcctccatattatttttggtcttatcattttcagtgtagtactccgggtaatttgtagttttggatccatttctcacaataccatttagtacagtccatatacctttaatattgtttttatttttctccactaatttattgtaatagtctttcttacatatcctcataatattagttaatttatttttatatttttcctctgcctctatagttcgatgctttaagaattttctgtataatatatttttctttttgcaggcattttgtagccccttggtgacccacggactatttgtatatttatgtatattactgtatttctttataggacaatttttattatatagttcattgaatattattaaaaattcctcatatgctttatcaacatctttttctttataaactacattccagtcctgtatcattgtcattttttagtgcaatcatggtttcttcagttttcacttttataatttttagtatcctttttcttgctataattacagtaatatacattaaaaataggtaggtggtcactgatgtctgttaatagtagtccactctctatattattttccaggatattagtaaatatattatctattaaagtggtgctgtgagaagtgatcctgcttggtctggtaatagttgggtacagtcccatactgaacattgagttaatgaactcttgtgtcattttgtgtttcttatgattaaagaggtcgatgttaaaatcaccacagatgtacatgaccttctgagttgattttataaacatactttccatccaatctataaaaacttctatgcttgatccaggacatctgtatatacagctcaccgttatatttttcattttttcacaacatatttctattgtaatacactccatccaatcatcaacagctaccgtcattttattattaattttatattccaaactattatcaacatattgccactccccctcctcttttgttctttctattgatataatttaattcatacccgttcagctcaaaacctactcccatctcatcgctgatccaagtttctgatatggttattatattgaatggagtattgaactgactgagatattccttcattttatggaaattggcatacagacttctggtattgaaatgaataattgatatcttatttccgtctctgatctttgcgttgtattgatattcagtgtaataccggcagctgatattgatgttgctgaaaagattattttccggatcaatattattttccatatcttgtgttttaAGTAAGTAtgccctttattatcccacaatggggaaattcaTGTGTCGCAGCAGTACATCACACAATCAACATGTATCCAAGGATAGACAACATGCGTACAAACACAGGACCAAAGATAAAACTAAAGGATATACACAAGATAGATACAAAAGGGGGGATGTTATGAAAGTAAGTGTTGTTACTAattgactaaataaataaatacataaaaagttaaaagtacacaGACAGTGCAGTCATATAACAGCATAAGAGGGGATAAAAAATCCTAGCAGCAcaagatcatcatcatcttcatcacccTCATCACAAACC belongs to Neoarius graeffei isolate fNeoGra1 chromosome 11, fNeoGra1.pri, whole genome shotgun sequence and includes:
- the LOC132894684 gene encoding uncharacterized protein LOC132894684; the protein is MHRLFSEQNHLQVTYSLYWSIFVYDFNLAFGHPAKDVCSVCVKSRMAMNDLGLKEEEKREKILQYSLHRRRARQFYNILNDVGDSFTVCFDIMENLVLPKSAIVQTYYSRQLYYYVFGVVRHHGRGESQSRHDIHLYTWLEYENAKDSNMIASALQHYFTAVAADNLHLCQCLRLFSDSCYGQNENINVLSMLFGLRSQLFPHLTINYFFPVRGHRFLPADRVFGRIKQDIRKHTTILLPDEYASILHRHGNIHQYGRDWQCYDFKKEAAAFTTQQRSFKISDARVIQICGERLDVKSSFAGDFIQHSVLKRGKRWPEFAPAPLPDANCVKLAKKRAVLKLLCELGVPATVQEFYNDVLSSAGDRDIAQNLEDE